ATTAAAGCACTCTTAGCAGTTATAATgcacatgtacttgatcccaccaaCATGGAATAGCCAAGCAGCTGGTGTGGTGGAACTTCAAAATTATAACCTTAGAAGAGAGGCGTCAGTGAGATGCTGCCACCTTGTGGCTGTGAGATGCACTTCAGTGCCCTTCTTTATAGGCCTTCAAACACCTCTGTGATAGCGACTTATCTCCAGTCCCCGTGGGAACACTGACACCTTATGGACAAGTTCCTGGATTGTGTAGCTATGACAGTGACCATTGAACAAAGACATTATTTCAtataatctaattttaaaatggaaatgtgaCCTTTTCCCTAAAATCCTGATTCGTAGATTTAACCCAGTAAAGAAGCAACACAACACTCGGAATAAAGATTTAATTGCAAGCATTTAGGGTTAGTAACATTTAGGTTCAGGATAAGGGTAATAGAGGCCAGTTACTTGGAGGCTGAAAGGAATTTCAGGGGTTTCATTGCAGTGTAATGTGTGTGTTGCACAGCAGGGGGCGCTAATACAAGGGCTGgtgaatgtaaaatgatttatataaGAGATACAAAGTCCTGCTGGTAGGGGGCGAGCTTCACAAGATCACTAGTTGCAGTGAGTGCAGCCGCTGTTAGGGTAGTCCCAGTGGAAGCCAATGGCATCAATGACGGATCCGGAGCTCCCGCTGAAGAACCGCAGGACGGTGTTGGGGAAGAGAGGCACCCCATTGAAACTGGTCCCATAGTCTTTCCCAAAACGGAGGTAGCGACCCTTATTTGTGACAAACACCAGCTGGCGCACGTAAGAGGAATATTTGCCTGAGACCTGGATGATGTGCTCGCCTGGGTGCAAGAAGACTTCTTCTAAATCTCCAAGTTTGCCCCCTTTATAGTCGCTCCAGATGGTACCATAGCGTGCCTGCAGCCTGCAACAGAACATTGGCATGTGATCATTAAAATTTATAGCCATGGTGAGGCCAGTCCAACCCAACAACAGTCACAGCCAGGAACTGGGCCATAATCATCCCCCGGACAAGTAGAAGACAAGATGGCAGCAggtcacaaaaaagaaaataagttggTGGACGTTCAGAGAAGAGGGTGGTACTATGGACATGGCACATACAAGATGATGGTACTATGGACATGGCACATACAAGATGATGGTACTATGGACATGGCACATACAAGATGATGGTAATATGGACATGGCACAGACAAGAGGATGGTACTATGGACATGGCACAGACAAGATGATGGTACTATGGACATGGCACATACAAGATGATGGTAATATGGACATGGCACAGACAAGAGGATGGTACTATGGACATGGCACAGACAAGATGATGGTACTATAGACATGGAACATACAAGATGATGGTACTATGGACATGGCACATACAATATGATGGTACTATGGACATGGCACAGACAAGAGGATGGTACTATGGACATGGCACATACAAGATGATGGTACTATGGACATGGCACAGACAAGATGATGGTTCTATGGACATGGAACATACAAGATGATGGTACTATGGACATGGCACATACAAGAGGATGGTACTATGGACATGGCACAGACAAGATGATTGTTCTATGGACATGGAACATACAAGATGATGGTACTATGGACATGGCACATACAAGATGATGGTACTATGGACATGGCACAGACAAGATGATGGTTCTATGGACATGGAACATACAAGATGATGGTACTATGGACATGGCACATACAAGATGATGGTACTATGGACATGACACATACAAGAGGATGGTACTATGGACATGGCACATACAAGAGGATGGTACTATGGACATGGCACATACAAGATGATGGTACTATGGACATGGCACAGACAATATGATGGTACTATGGACATGGCACATACAAGATGATGGTACTATGGACATGGCACAGACAATATGATGGTACTATGGACATGGCACAGACAATATGATGGTACTATGGACATGGCACATACAAGATGATGGTACTATGGACATGGCACATACAAGATGATGGTACTATGGACATGGCACAGACAAGAAGATGGTACTATGGACATGGCACAGACAATATGGTGATACTATAGACATGGCACAGACAAGATGGTGGCAGTGGTGGGAAAAAGAGTGTAAAATGGCAGAGTGTCCATATGACAGTTGTACTACTGACAGTAGGGGCAGATCACAATACagaggaagtaaaacattttctgtatAACTTACCCTACAACGTAGTTGCGGTTCACCCGTACCCGAAAAGCTGTGATTGGACCATTCAGCTGGTTCCCAGATTGGGAGAACCTCCTGCCACCTCCACCACCATATTCTCCAGAGTAGGAGGAGCTGCGTTGCTGAGCTGGGGAAACATAGAAACATGGGAGCAATACACCGGACAGATGGACATACAGAAGGACATACACATCTACTGAACCCCCAGCTCATTAACCCCAACTCATTTCTGTCAGACTCTTCATCCAAACCTTATTCCATATCAGATTTCAGTGTCTGCAGTACAGTTGagaaggtggtgctgttctgcttcAGCCTGTATGGAAAACTGCCCATTGACTCAGACTGGTGAGATGTGGTACTGCAGCCAATGACTATAAAATCTATTTTCTAAATTGTGAGTCTTTGGCCCAGGACACCTGACTTCTTTATTCCTGGAATTTATTTCCTGGAGTTGGTGCCCACTACTACTGTATTGTATATTGCTCTAAATAgctgataatacaggtatgtaaccttttatccagaatgcttgggacctgctgttttccagataatggatctttccataatttggatcttcataccttaaaggataagaaaacctttaaaaagagtgaatataaaactgacgagagggctattctaagcacttacattcattatttattttgtttttattccaagatattaagggatatatgtactgttatgtcaatgaattttgttccaacagcgccacctgctggtcagtttcctaccagtctgaccagcctctttctttctcctgacaacttccttgactacttggtggtcagactggtgggaaaatgaccagcaggtggcgctgttggaacaaagttcattcatattaacagtacatgtatcccttataacaacaaaataaataatgaatgtaaatgaaaaaagtgtttagaatagccccctcgtcagttttacagtcacttattttaaaggtttactttctattagaaaatcaatgaaacatgaaataaagccaataggctggttttgcctccaataaggattaattatatcttagttgggatcaagtacaagcgactgttttattattacacagaaaaagaaaatcattcttaaaaatttggattatttggataaatggagtctatgggagatggccattctgtaattctgagctttctggataacagatcccatactggcagttcccctttaagtaacctGGGATGGGGGGGGGTCTCACCTGCAACCAGGCAGCACACACTGAGCAGGATCCACAGCAACATTCTGGGGGGAGATGTAGAACAGCATTAGCACAGTCTTGTACCTCCATAAATAACACACTAAGTACTACATCATACTGTATACTATATTGTATATTACTACCTATACAAAGCATTGCAAGAAAGATGGCAGCCCCCACAAGAACTACTTTTGAACCCAGAAATGGCAACAGAACAGAATATATCAGTATGAGCCCCTCTACTGTCCCAGGGTTAGACCCATCACCATAGAATGTCGTGCAGTGCCTCAACCTGACCCCCAGGTGGCGCTTCAGTCTAACCATTACCTGTTAGGAGTTGTGACCTCTGGGACGATTGAGCGGCTCTCACCCATATTAATAGGACAGGGGGCTGGTTTATTGCACAGGACCCTCCTTCTGAGCAAATAGCAAGAGCACAGCTGTGGGGCAGGAGCAGATAAGGGAGGACAAATGGGGTCAGGGCAATCCCTTGTCTTATCTCTATTTGCTTTGCCTTAATAGAAAAATAACTATAGAGTATCAGCTCTGCTGTCAAGAAGGAAAAAAAGTAGATATTTTTAGTATATATGTAAATGTCAGCCCTCCTGCTGTTGCTGGACTGTCATGTAGAATATTCAGCCCAGGTATTCAACACAACCACAAATCCATATCCTTCTTCTTGAGCCCATGAGGCAATTGTTATTAAAGGGTTAACACATGCTGTAGGGACAGACTGCATTGAAAGCTGATGATTAACCAGATCCCCACCAGTTACAGTTCAACCACCACTCCCTCCACTAGGGGGCTCCAGAACTCATTTAAACTGCTCTCCGTGGATCTGCCGAGTCTCTCTGTATTGGGGGGGGCATGAAATTTAACCCATTGGTGCCCAACTTGCACGTCGCACCGGCAGGAGTGCAGAAGGAAGCCAGGAGAGGGCCCCCGGTGACTGCCTGGAGGGCCCTTCATGTGGCAATTCCCGTTggcccccattgctccagtccaaccctatgtctacccaaaaaaattatgttttgcctaatgaaagaaaattctaagcaactttgcaaaatacattccCTAAATATTTTCTATGGTGTTTAAGCAAGTGGGACAGATAGGGGGCCTAGTAGGGTTTTCTCAGTGCTCCCCAAACACATGTACACAGCATGgagcagtcacacacacacagacacacactcacacgtCAATCACCCAGtgactcacaaacacacacagctgTGCAACAGGAGATGAGACACCCACACATTATTGCTGCACCCGACCAGCTGTGTCTGATAGTGAGGAGTTAGACAGAGGGAGGCATGTGTgtaaaggttacagatatatagaaacattggggtgtcaccctgttatagttccaggggtacccagggtacaaataagcactcaccccaaatctcctcctaactgaccttcaggctgggcccccttagctcataacaaggttacagatatatagaaacattggggtaacagtcaccctgctatagttccaggggtacccagggtacaaataaacactcaccccaaatctccccctaactgaccttcagactgggtccccttagctcataacaaggttacagatatatagaaacattggggtgtcaccctgctatagttccaggggtacccagggtacaaataagcactcaccccaaatctccccctaactggccttcagactgggcccccttagctcataacaaggttacagatatatagaaacattggggtaacagtcaccctgctatagttccaggggtacccagggcacaaataagcatcatcccaaatctccccctaactgaccttcaggctgggcccccttagctcataacaaggttacagatatatagaaacattggggtaagagtcaccctgctatagttccaggggtacccagggtacaaataagcactcaccccaaatctccccctaactggccttcaggctgggcccccttagctcataacaaggttacagatatatagaaacattggggtaagagtcaccctgctatagttccaggggtacccagggcacaaataagcactcaccccaaatctccccctaactgaccttcaaactgggcccccttagctcataacaaggttacagatatatagaaacattggggtgtcatcctgctatagttccaggggtacccagggtacaaataagcactcaccccaaatctccccctaactgaccttcaggctgggcccccttagctcataacaaggttacagatatatagaaacattggggtgtcaccctgctatagttccaggggtacccagggtacaaataagcactcaccccaaatctccccctaactggccttcagactgggccccgttagctcataacaaggttacagatatatagaaacattggggtgtcaccctgttatagttccaggggtacccagggtacaaataagcactcaccccaaatctccccctaactgaccttcagactgggcccccttagctcataacaaggttacagatatatagaaacattggggtaacagtcaccctgctatagttccaggggtacccagggtacaaataaacactcacccccaaatctcaccctaactgaccttcagaccgggcccccttagctcataacaaggttacagatatatagaaacattggggtgtcaccctgctataattccaggggtacccagggtacaaataaacactcaccccaaatctccccctaactgaccttcagactgggcccccttagctcataacaaggttacagatatatagaaacattggggtgtcaccctgctataattccaggggtacccagggtacaaataaacactcaccccaaatctccccctaactgaccttcagactgggtccccttagctcataacaaggttacagatatatagaaacattggggtgtcatcctgctatagttctaggggtacccagggtacaaataagcactcaccccaaatctccccctaactggccttcagactgggcccccttagctcataacaaggttacagatatatagaaacattggggtaacagtcaccctgctatagttccaggggtacccagggcacaaataagcatcatcccaaatctccccctaactgaccttcagactgggcccccttagctcataacaaggttacagatatatagaaacattggggtgtcatcctgctatagttccaggggtacccagggtacaaataagcactcaccccaaatctccccctaactgaccttcaggctgggcccccttagctcataacaaggttacagatatatagaaacattggggtgtcaccctgctatagttccaggggtacccagggtacaaataaacactcaccccaaatctccccctaactggccttcagactgggcccccttagctcataacaaggttacagatatatagaaacattggggtgtcaccctgttatagttccaggggtacccagggtacaaataagcactcaccccaaatctccccctaactgaccttcagactgggcccccttagttcataacaaggttacagatatatagaaacattggggtaacagtcaccctgctatagttccaggggtacccagggtacaaataaacactcacccccaaatctcaccctaactgaccttcagactgggcccccttagctcataacaaggttacagatatatagaaacattggggtgtcaccctgctataattccaggggtacccagggtacaaataaacactcaccccaaatctccccctaactgaccttcagactgggcccccttagctcataagtttacagatatatataaacattggggtgtcatcctgctatagttccaggggtacccagggcacaaataaacactcaccccaaatctccccctaactgaccttcagaccgggcccccttagctcataacaaggttacagatatatagaaacattggggtgtc
The Xenopus laevis strain J_2021 chromosome 9_10S, Xenopus_laevis_v10.1, whole genome shotgun sequence DNA segment above includes these coding regions:
- the LOC108704295 gene encoding zymogen granule membrane protein 16; the protein is MGESRSIVPEVTTPNRMLLWILLSVCCLVAAQQRSSSYSGEYGGGGGRRFSQSGNQLNGPITAFRVRVNRNYVVGLQARYGTIWSDYKGGKLGDLEEVFLHPGEHIIQVSGKYSSYVRQLVFVTNKGRYLRFGKDYGTSFNGVPLFPNTVLRFFSGSSGSVIDAIGFHWDYPNSGCTHCN